A window of the Lactuca sativa cultivar Salinas chromosome 5, Lsat_Salinas_v11, whole genome shotgun sequence genome harbors these coding sequences:
- the LOC111898395 gene encoding probable L-type lectin-domain containing receptor kinase S.7, producing the protein MLLLVLILLVLPNPGSCDINFSFASFDSNSCDPDGDFICMGSVSSINGSLVITQPKDNQHANVNKSSANLIGRVLYKTPVIAWPASFSTTFTIKIVVDPDSALSGDGMAFVIAQDNQPSPSQSYGSYLGILAPSTKRECGALRQLAVELDTYQNEYVSDPDGNHIAIDTVSIQDPVVVKSLEKTGIDLKSGRDIMVQIKYDGWEKILQIQVAYTGEPFVDFITQRIIMKRTVPKQVYIGFTGATGGAQESHRVVNWNFTSSELPEKSLKTAMGLCKREILLVIVLPVLFGLLILTAGMIPFAVRAFRKNKERKQRHMEIENLSQNAANAPNVFKYRTLSKATKNFSKSNLLGIGGFGSVYKGQLSDPTKTIAVKKVSATSTQGEKEYLAEICTIGRLKHKNLLSLEGWCHDHGQLLLVYTYMPNGSLDKYIGKTFLDWEQRYKILMGLASVLVYLHEECGNPVVHRDVKPNNVMLDSEFNAYLGDFGLARLVRSDTSVMTMVAGTIGYLAPEVTYTGRATPESDVYSFGMVVIEVVCGKRSQWMMDENSLVDYVWELYEKGEILNCVDRTLAGKYNSDEVRRTLMVGLACLHPGSKFRPTMRKVVQVFMNPEEPLMSVPLSRPMVVSLSFSSSTTNSTGVADSGGSMQSFPEEMTITRNASCSDE; encoded by the exons ATGTTACTCCTTGTGCTCATTCTACTTGTTCTCCCGAACCCTGGATCTTGTGATATCAATTTCTCCTTCGCTTCTTTTGATTCAAATAGTTGTGATCCTGATGGTGATTTTATCTGTATGGGTTCAGTTAGTTCAATAAACGGGAGTTTGGTTATTACTCAACCCAAAGACAATCAACATGCGAATGTAAACAAATCATCAGCTAATTTGATCGGACGTGTTTTGTACAAGACTCCTGTGATTGCGTGGCCTGCAAGCTTCTCCACTACTTTCACCATCAAGATTGTTGTTGATCCCGATTCTGCTTTGTCTGGTGACGGAATGGCTTTTGTAATTGCTCAAGACAACCAACCTTCTCCTTCACAAAGCTACGGATCTTATCTCGGGATCCTTGCTCCTTCAACAAAACGTGAGT GTGGAGCACTTCGCCAACTTGCGGTAGAGTTAGACACGTATCAAAACGAATATGTCAGCGACCCAGATGGGAATCACATAGCTATTGACACTGTTAGCATACAGGACCCAGTTGTCGTAAAAAGTCTTGAAAAAACCGGAATTGATCTAAAGAGTGGAAGAGACATCATGGTTCAAATTAAATACGATGGTTGGGAGAAAATATTACAAATTCAAGTAGCATACACCGGAGAGCCCTTTGTTGATTTTATCACCCAACGCATCATTATGAAAAGAACTGTTCCAAAGCAAGTGTATATCGGATTCACAGGTGCAACCGGTGGTGCACAAGAATCACATCGTGTCGTTAACTGGAATTTCACATCATCCGAACTGCCTGAAAAATCACTAAAAACAGCTATGGGACTATGTAAAAGGGAGATCCTGTTGGTGATTGTTCTTCCTGTTCTATTTGGGCTTTTGATTTTGACAGCGGGTATGATTCCGTTTGCTGTCAGAGCTTTTAGGAAGAACAAAGAGAGGAAACAAAGACACATGGAAATTGAAAATCTGTCGCAAAATGCAGCAAATGCTCCCAATGTGTTCAAATATAGAACACTTTCAAAGGCAACAAAAAACTTCAGTAAAAGCAACTTATTAGGGATAGGTGGTTTTGGAAGCGTGTACAAAGGTCAATTATCCGATCCTACTAAAACAATAGCCGTTAAGAAAGTTTCCGCGACATCAACTCAAG GTGAGAAGGAGTATTTGGCCGAGATATGCACAATTGGGCGACTAAAGCATAAGAACTTGCTATCACTAGAAGGATGGTGTCACGATCATGGTCAACTCCTCCTTGTTTACACTTATATGCCCAATGGTAGCCTTGATAAGTACATTGGGAAAACATTCTTGGATTGGGAACAACGATACAAGATTTTGATGGGTCTTGCATCAGTACTAGTCTACCTTCATGAAGAATGTGGAAACCCTGTGGTTCATCGTGATGTAAAACCGAACAATGTGATGTTAGATTCCGAATTTAATGCTTATTTAGGGGATTTTGGGCTTGCTAGATTGGTTCGTAGCGACACATCGGTTATGACAATGGTTGCAGGGACAATTGGGTACCTTGCACCGGAGGTAACATACACTGGTAGGGCTACACCGGAGTCTGATGTCTATAGCTTTGGGATGGTTGTGATTGAAGTTGTGTGTGGGAAAAGATCACAATGGATGATGGATGAGAACAGTCTTGTTGATTATGTATGGGAATTGTATGAAAAGGGTGAGATTTTGAACTGTGTTGATCGGACACTTGCCGGAAAATACAACTCCGATGAAGTGAGGAGGACTTTGATGGTCGGACTTGCTTGTTTGCATCCGGGGTCTAAGTTCCGGCCAACTATGAGGAAAGTTGTTCAAGTGTTTATGAACCCTGAAGAGCCGTTAATGAGCGTGCCACTTTCCAGGCCAATGGTTGTTAGTTTGTCTTTTAGTTCATCGACAACAAATTCTACCGGTGTTGCAGATAGTGGTGGATCAATGCAATCTTTTCCGGAAGAGATGACGATTACTAGAAATGCATCGTGTTCAGATGAATGA